The proteins below come from a single Malus domestica chromosome 03, GDT2T_hap1 genomic window:
- the LOC103429879 gene encoding transcription factor bHLH123-like isoform X2: protein MADEFQTPGNWWDSSSRTRFETGASPPSSSLNSLGSFGWQPNMVDIKARSSMDSGSVSGTSSMVFHDTHKLQEGSDSASGGDPNLHMMALGLSSQATDWNQALFRGEKAETSFRSILQENMNSSTANFQQESDQQLQWRDKLFAGGCGDSSNEFKQMNRGFSLDQTQFSPQYSSGESTVTCQGLPSSFQMDSASAALYGSPSTILQGILGPHHDNQPQQPNSATINFPYQGNYGINNSSELLPSWSKVPQFVRTSPPKQPPHSHLQFSNNAPFWNAPHEAAMKDVRPSFFPSLQPQFPTARFDEKPKESGAVGKKSGSEVVSKRPRNETSSPLPAFKVRKEKMGDRITALQQLVSPFGKTDTASVLSEAIEYIKFLHEQVNVLSTPYMKSGTAIQHQQQMSDKSKDPDGPKQDLSSRGLCLVPVSSTFPVTHETTVDFWTPTFGGTYR, encoded by the exons ATGGCAGATGAATTTCAGACACCTGGAAACTGGTGGGACTCATCTTCAAGAACCAGGTTCGAGACGGGGGCATCGCCCCCATCTTCGAGCCTGAATAGCTTGGGAAGCTTTGGATGGCAACCTAACATGGTTGACATCAAGGCTAGGTCTTCTATGGATTCCGGGTCGGTCTCAGGTACTTCTTCTATGGTCTTCCATGATACTCACAAGCTGCAAGAAGGGTCTGACTCTGCGAGCGGCGGCGACCCCAACTTACATATGATGGCTTTAGGGCTTTCCTCTCAGGCCACAGATTGGAACCAAGCCTTATT TCGCGGTGAGAAGGCGGAGACTAGTTTTCGATCAATACTACAAGAAAACATGAACTCCAGTACTGCTAACTTTCAGCAAGAAAGTGACCAACAGCTCCAATGGAGGGATAAGTTGTTTGCTGGTGGTTGTGGGGACTCTTCTAACGAGTTTAAGCAAATGAACCGGGGATTTTCTTTAGACCAAACACAGTTTAGCCCTCAGTACAGCTCCGGGGAAAGCACAGTGACATGTCAAGGATTGCCTTCTAGTTTTCAAATGGATTCAGCATCAGCAGCTCTGTACGGAAGCCCGTCTACAATATTGCAAGGAATTCTAGGACCTCATCATGATAATCAGCCTCAGCAGCCTAATTCGGCAACCATCAATTTTCCTTATCAAGGAAATTATGGAATTAATAATTCTAGTGAGCTATTGCCTTCTTGGTCTAAAGTCCCCCAGTTTGTGAGAACATCACCTCCCAAACAACCTCCTCATAGCCATTTACAATTTTCTAATAATGCTCCCTTTTGGAATGCACCTCATGAGGCCGCCATGAAAGACGTCCGGCCAAGCTTTTTCCCCTCATTGCAGCCACAATTTCCCACGGCACGATTTGATGAAAAACCAAAG GAATCGGGTGCAGTGGGGAAGAAAAGTGGGAGTGAAGTAGTATCCAAAAGGCCTCGGAATGAAACCTCATCGCCTTTGCCAGCTTTTAAG GTGAGGAAAGAGAAGATGGGGGACAGAATCACTGCCCTCCAACAATTGGTTTCACCTTTCGGAAAG ACTGATACAGCCTCAGTACTCTCTGAAGCCATCGAATATATCAAGTTCCTCCATGAACAAGTTAAT GTTTTAAGCACCCCATACATGAAAAGTGGAACTGCCATACAACACCAGCAGCAG ATGTCTGATAAATCTAAGGACCCCGATGGTCCAAAGCAAGATCTTAGTAGCAGAGGGCTGTGTTTAGTACCGGTTTCGAGCACATTCCCGGTGACACATGAGACAACAGTTGATTTTTGGACACCTACATTTGGAGGAACTTACAGATAG
- the LOC103429879 gene encoding transcription factor bHLH123-like isoform X1, whose product MADEFQTPGNWWDSSSRTRFETGASPPSSSLNSLGSFGWQPNMVDIKARSSMDSGSVSGTSSMVFHDTHKLQEGSDSASGGDPNLHMMALGLSSQATDWNQALFRGEKAETSFRSILQENMNSSTANFQQESDQQLQWRDKLFAGGCGDSSNEFKQMNRGFSLDQTQFSPQYSSGESTVTCQGLPSSFQMDSASAALYGSPSTILQGILGPHHDNQPQQPNSATINFPYQGNYGINNSSELLPSWSKVPQFVRTSPPKQPPHSHLQFSNNAPFWNAPHEAAMKDVRPSFFPSLQPQFPTARFDEKPKNISEVQESGAVGKKSGSEVVSKRPRNETSSPLPAFKVRKEKMGDRITALQQLVSPFGKTDTASVLSEAIEYIKFLHEQVNVLSTPYMKSGTAIQHQQQMSDKSKDPDGPKQDLSSRGLCLVPVSSTFPVTHETTVDFWTPTFGGTYR is encoded by the exons ATGGCAGATGAATTTCAGACACCTGGAAACTGGTGGGACTCATCTTCAAGAACCAGGTTCGAGACGGGGGCATCGCCCCCATCTTCGAGCCTGAATAGCTTGGGAAGCTTTGGATGGCAACCTAACATGGTTGACATCAAGGCTAGGTCTTCTATGGATTCCGGGTCGGTCTCAGGTACTTCTTCTATGGTCTTCCATGATACTCACAAGCTGCAAGAAGGGTCTGACTCTGCGAGCGGCGGCGACCCCAACTTACATATGATGGCTTTAGGGCTTTCCTCTCAGGCCACAGATTGGAACCAAGCCTTATT TCGCGGTGAGAAGGCGGAGACTAGTTTTCGATCAATACTACAAGAAAACATGAACTCCAGTACTGCTAACTTTCAGCAAGAAAGTGACCAACAGCTCCAATGGAGGGATAAGTTGTTTGCTGGTGGTTGTGGGGACTCTTCTAACGAGTTTAAGCAAATGAACCGGGGATTTTCTTTAGACCAAACACAGTTTAGCCCTCAGTACAGCTCCGGGGAAAGCACAGTGACATGTCAAGGATTGCCTTCTAGTTTTCAAATGGATTCAGCATCAGCAGCTCTGTACGGAAGCCCGTCTACAATATTGCAAGGAATTCTAGGACCTCATCATGATAATCAGCCTCAGCAGCCTAATTCGGCAACCATCAATTTTCCTTATCAAGGAAATTATGGAATTAATAATTCTAGTGAGCTATTGCCTTCTTGGTCTAAAGTCCCCCAGTTTGTGAGAACATCACCTCCCAAACAACCTCCTCATAGCCATTTACAATTTTCTAATAATGCTCCCTTTTGGAATGCACCTCATGAGGCCGCCATGAAAGACGTCCGGCCAAGCTTTTTCCCCTCATTGCAGCCACAATTTCCCACGGCACGATTTGATGAAAAACCAAAG AATATATCTGAAGTTCAGGAATCGGGTGCAGTGGGGAAGAAAAGTGGGAGTGAAGTAGTATCCAAAAGGCCTCGGAATGAAACCTCATCGCCTTTGCCAGCTTTTAAG GTGAGGAAAGAGAAGATGGGGGACAGAATCACTGCCCTCCAACAATTGGTTTCACCTTTCGGAAAG ACTGATACAGCCTCAGTACTCTCTGAAGCCATCGAATATATCAAGTTCCTCCATGAACAAGTTAAT GTTTTAAGCACCCCATACATGAAAAGTGGAACTGCCATACAACACCAGCAGCAG ATGTCTGATAAATCTAAGGACCCCGATGGTCCAAAGCAAGATCTTAGTAGCAGAGGGCTGTGTTTAGTACCGGTTTCGAGCACATTCCCGGTGACACATGAGACAACAGTTGATTTTTGGACACCTACATTTGGAGGAACTTACAGATAG